The following coding sequences are from one Melanotaenia boesemani isolate fMelBoe1 chromosome 19, fMelBoe1.pri, whole genome shotgun sequence window:
- the LOC121630428 gene encoding golgin subfamily A member 6-like protein 22, with protein sequence MERRGQPRGRGGFTGSDQNVFQDRAELRKSLDAAVSENNYLRQYTNNLWRRMHDLLDERDQLQQTDEHKVSTASQSESDLNPKEDKKQDWDAVKKQMENDRGEIEQAKKALEETKKVLQMEKEHLNEEKKNLEADRQHLEEIKAKVKKAFQTEPGLNTPEDKKQDWETVLKQLEDDRQEIQETKKVLENTKTTLEMEKEHLKEEKKQLEADRQHLEEVKAKVKEAIQKVKEEKKKIKQEKKMKNKTEDKQNLEKEKTALKAEKQTLQVEAKKMEDHHKRILEEYKNLEKQRYKMEQEKKALQEEQEKLEEIKQDLQEKKKESEETSKQLQQEKQELQEQMKILEEKQHDLQLQQEAFQHDLKLEEEQKENLQEEAKKIRGSQKILQEQEDDLKEQRDKVQQIKTALQDAQKKLEEKHEDLQEKTRHFEETVKKLDQEKKEVQEQMKLVEENRHQLELQKKDFQQCVKQLEEETSKLMEADEKNKEMNKKLQEKEFELNQYKNRLEQESKEMEEEKKKLQVERQNVEEKKAELQNLCQDNSVKPDLPELATETKSKKGKKEKKKKEKEEKKEENNQKAAKKKRGFFSWFKRSKRDSNKQVEEAPSCSTWTE encoded by the coding sequence ATGGAACGAAGAGGTCAGCCTCGAGGCCGAGGAGGATTCACTGGATCCGACCAAAACGTCTTCCAAGACCGTGCTGAACTCAGAAAGTCCTTGGatgctgctgtgtctgaaaaCAACTATCTCAGACAGTACACCAACAATCTGTGGCGTCGCATGCATGACCTTCTGGATGAAAGAGACCAGCTCCAACAGACCGATGAGCACAAAGTCTCCACAGCGAGCCAGTCTGAGTCTGACCTGAATCCAAAGGAGGACAAGAAGCAAGACTGGGACGCTGTCAAAAAGCAGATGGAGAATGACAGAGGGGAAATTGAGCAGGCAAAGAAAGCGCTTGAGGAGACCAAGAAGGTCCTCCAGATGGAGAAGGAGCATCTaaatgaagagaagaagaacCTGGAAGCTGACAGACAACATTTAGAGGAGATCAAGGCTAAAGTGAAGAAAGCCTTCCAGACAGAGCCTGGCCTCAACACACCAGAGGACAAGAAACAAGACTGGGagactgttttaaaacagctggaggacGACAGACAAGAAATCCAGGAGACAAAGAAAGTACTTGAGAATACCAAGACAACTCTGGAGATGGAGAAGGAACATCTGAAGGAAGAGAAGAAGCAACTGGAAGCTGACAGACAACATTTAGAGGAGGTGAAAGCAAAAGTGAAGGAGGCCATCCAGAAAgtcaaagaggaaaagaaaaaaatcaaacaggagaaaaaaatgaagaacaagACTGAGGACAAGCAAAATTTGGAGAAGGAAAAGACAGCcctgaaagcagagaaacaAACTTTGCAGGTGGAGGCAAAGAAAATGGAAGATCATCATAAAAGAATCTTAGAAGAATacaaaaatttagaaaaacagagGTACAAGatggagcaggaaaaaaaagctctgcaggaggaacaagaaAAGCTGGAGGAAATAAAGCAAGACctgcaggagaagaagaaagaatctGAGGAGACTTCAAAACAACTACAACAAGAAAAGCAAGAACTCCAGGAGCAAATGAAAATATTGGAGGAAAAACAGCACGACCTTCAACTCCAACAGGAAGCTTTTCAGCATGACCTCAAACTTgaagaggagcagaaagaaaattTGCAGGAAGAGGCAAAGAAAATCAGAGGGAGTCAGAAAATCCTCCAAGAACAAGAGGatgatttaaaagaacaaagggACAAAGtgcagcagataaagacagCCCTGCAGGATGCACAGAAAAAGTTggaggaaaaacatgaagacCTGCAAGAAAAGACAAGACATTTCGAGGAGACTGTAAAAAAACTggatcaagaaaaaaaagaagttcaaGAGCAAATGAAACTGGTTGAGGAAAACCGCCACCAACTTGAACTCCAAAAGAAAGACTTTCAGCAGTGTGTCAAACAACTTGAGGAGGAAACATCTAAACTGATGGAAGCAGATGAGAAAAACAAGGAGATGAATAAAAAGCTGCAGGAGAAAGAGTTTGAGCTAAACCAGTACAAGAACAGACTGGAGCAGGAGTCtaaagagatggaggaagagaagaagaagctgcaggtggagagacaAAACGTGGAAGAGAAGAAAGCAGAGCTACAGAATCTCTGCCAGGATAACAGTGTGAAACCAGACCTACCAGAGCTAGCCACTGAGACAAAGagcaaaaagggaaagaaagaaaagaagaagaaagaaaaggaggagaaaaaagaggaaaacaatcaGAAAGCTGCAAAGAAAAAGCGTGGCTTCTTTAGCTGGTTCAAAAGGTCTAAGAGAGACAGCAacaagcaggtggaggaggctCCTAGTTGTTCAACTTGGACTGAATAA
- the LOC121630429 gene encoding golgin subfamily A member 6-like protein 22, which yields MERRGRPGGRGGFTGSDQNVFQDRAELRKSLDAAVSENNYLRQYTNNLWRRMRDLLDERDQLQQTDEHKVSTASQSESDLNPKEDKKQDWDAVKKQMEQDRGEIEQAKKALEETKKVLQMEKEHLNEEKKNLEADRQHLEEIKAKVKKAFQTEPGLNTPEDKKQDWETVLKQLEDDRKEIQETKKVLENTKTTLEMEKEHLKEEKKQLEADRQHLEEVKAKVKEAIQKVKEEKKKIKQEKQMKNKTEDKQSLENEKTALKAEKQTLQVEAKKMEDHHKRILEENENLEKQRYKMEQEKKALQEEQEKLEEIKQDLQEKKKESEETSKQLEQEKQELQEQMKILEEKQHDLQLQQEAFQHDLKLEEEQKENLQQEAKKIRESQKILQEQEDDLKEQRDKVEQIKTALQDAQKKLEEKHEDLQEKTRHFEETVKKLDQEKKEVQEQMKLVEENRHQLELQKKDFQQCVKQVEEETSKLMEVDEKNKEMDKKLQEKEFELNQYKNRLEQESKEMEEEKKKLQVERQNVEEKKAELQNLCQDNSVKPDLPELATETKSKKGKKEKKKTVSVDTRL from the exons ATGGAACGAAGAGGTCGGCCTGGAGGCCGGGGAGGATTCACTGGATCCGACCAAAACGTCTTCCAAGACCGTGCTGAGCTCAGAAAGTCCTTGGatgctgctgtgtctgaaaaCAACTATCTCAGACAGTACACCAACAATCTATGGCGTCGCATGCGTGACCTTCTGGATGAAAGAGACCAGCTCCAACAGACCGATGAGCACAAAGTCTCCACAGCGAGCCAGTCTGAGTCTGACCTGAATCCAAAGGAGGACAAGAAGCAAGACTGGGACGCTGTCAAAAAGCAGATGGAGCAAGACAGAGGAGAAATTGAGCAGGCAAAGAAAGCGCTTGAGGAGACCAAGAAGGTCCTCCAGATGGAGAAGGAACATCTaaatgaagagaagaagaacCTGGAAGCTGACAGACAACATTTAGAGGAGATCAAAGCTAAAGTGAAGAAAGCCTTCCAGACAGAGCCTGGCCTCAACACACCAGAGGACAAGAAACAAGACTGGGagactgttttaaaacagctggaggacGACAGAAAAGAAATCCAGGAGACAAAGAAAGTACTTGAGAATACCAAGACAACTCTGGAGATGGAGAAGGAACATCTGAAGGAAGAGAAGAAGCAACTGGAAGCTGACAGACAACATTTAGAGGAGGTGAAAGCAAAAGTGAAGGAGGCCATCCAGAAAgtcaaagaggaaaagaaaaaaatcaaacaggagAAACAAATGAAGAACAAGACTGAGGACAAGCAAAGCTTGGAGAATGAAAAGACAGCcctgaaagcagagaaacaAACTTTGCAGGTGGAGGCAAAGAAAATGGAAGATCATCATAAAAGAATCTTAGAAGAAAAcgaaaatttagaaaaacagagGTACAAGatggagcaggaaaaaaaagctctgcaggaggaacaagaaAAGCTGGAGGAAATAAAGCAAGACctgcaggagaagaagaaagaatctGAGGAGACTTCAAAACAACTAGAACAAGAAAAGCAAGAACTCCAGGAGCAAATGAAAATATTGGAGGAAAAACAGCACGACCTTCAACTCCAACAGGAAGCTTTTCAGCATGACCTCAAACTTgaagaggagcagaaagaaaattTGCAGCAAGAGGCAAAGAAAATCAGAGAGAGTCAGAAAATCCTCCAAGAACAAGAGGatgatttaaaagaacaaagggACAAAGTGGAGCAGATAAAGACAGCCCTGCAGGATGCACAGAAAAAGTTggaggaaaaacatgaagacCTGCAAGAAAAGACAAGACATTTCGAGGAGACTGTAAAAAAACTggatcaagaaaaaaaagaagttcaaGAGCAAATGAAACTGGTTGAGGAAAACCGCCACCAACTTGAACTCCAAAAGAAAGACTTTCAGCAGTGTGTCAAACAAGTTGAGGAGGAAACATCTAAACTGATGGAAGTAGATGAGAAAAACAAGGAGATGGATAAAAAGCTGCAGGAGAAAGAGTTTGAGCTAAACCAGTACAAGAACAGACTGGAGCAGGAGTCtaaagagatggaggaagagaagaagaagctgcaggtggagagacaAAACGTGGAAGAGAAGAAAGCAGAGCTACAGAATCTCTGCCAGGATAACAGTGTGAAACCAGACCTACCAGAGCTAGCCACTGAGACAAAGagcaaaaagggaaagaaagaaaagaagaaga CTGTCTCTGTAGACACACGACTATGA